One genomic segment of Arachis duranensis cultivar V14167 chromosome 4, aradu.V14167.gnm2.J7QH, whole genome shotgun sequence includes these proteins:
- the LOC107485396 gene encoding pentatricopeptide repeat-containing protein At1g56690, mitochondrial isoform X1, whose protein sequence is MLTHTLRHATSRCRRRFFFTTIIMQLVRTHCTATTNLISHFARTGQISHAHKVFDQIPQPQRTTASWNALISGYFQTRQPHLALQLFDQMPQRNTVSFNTLISGFIKNRMIVESRRVFDTMPDRNVVSWTSMVRGYVQMGMLEEAEALFWQMPDKNVVSWTVMLGGLLQSGRFEDARDMFDMMPVKDVVAYTIMVGGYCEEGRLDEARALFDEMPKKNVVTWTSMVAGYARNGRVDVARKLFEVMPERNEVSWTAMLMGYTRSGRMREACEIFKAMPGNPVIACNEMILGFGLDGDLDKARCVFEQMKERDEGTWSAMIKVYERKGYELEALDLFARMQREGVALNFPSLISVLSVCTSLASLDHGRQVHAQLVRSKFDQDLYVASVLITMYVKCGDLVKGKQIFDRFPLKDVVMWNSMITGYSQHGLAEEALDVFRDMCFLGVPPDDVTFVGVLTACSYSGMVDQGIEFFESMKYKYQVEPGIEHYACMVDLLGRAGKVNEAMKLIEKMPMEPDAIVWGSLLGACRTHMKLDLAEVAVEKLAQLEPKNAGPYVLLSHMYATKGRWRDVEVLRGKIKARSVIKLPGCSWIEVEKRVHMFTGGDSKGHPEQPVIMKMLEKLGGLLREAGYCPDGSFVLHDVDEEEKTHSLGYHSEKLAVAYGILKVPNGMPIRVIKNLRVCGDCHSAIKLIAKVTGREIILRDANRFHHFKDGHCSCKDYW, encoded by the coding sequence ATGTTGACTCATACTCTTCGCCATGCAACCTCACGTTGTCGACGACGCTTCTTcttcaccaccattatcatGCAACTCGTTAGAACACACTGCACCGCCACCACCAACCTCATCTCCCACTTCGCACGTACCGGTCAAATCTCCCACGCCCACAAGGTGTTCGACCAAATTCCCCAACCTCAACGAACCACTGCTTCCTGGAACGCCCTCATATCTGGTTACTTCCAAACCCGCCAACCCCACTTGGCCCTCCAACTGTTCGACCAAATGCCCCAACGGAACACTGTGTCCTTTAACACCTTAATTTCCGGGTTCATAAAGAACAGGATGATTGTTGAATCCAGGAGAGTTTTTGACACAATGCCAGACCGGAATGTGGTTTCGTGGACTTCAATGGTCCGTGGTTATGTTCAAATGGGTATGCTTGAAGAGGCTGAAGCATTGTTTTGGCAGATGCCAGATAAGAATGTGGTGTCTTGGACTGTGATGCTTGGTGGGTTGTTGCAGAGTGGGCGTTTTGAGGATGCACGTGACATGTTTGATATGATGCCCGTTAAGGATGTTGTGGCATATACGATTATGGTTGGTGGATACTGTGAAGAGGGGCGTCTGGATGAAGCGAGGGCATTGTTTGATGAGATGCCGAAGAAGAATGTGGTGACTTGGACTAGCATGGTTGCCGGGTATGCGAGAAATGGGCGTGTGGATGTTGCAAGGAAATTGTTTGAGGTGATGCCCGAGAGGAATGAGGTGTCTTGGACGGCAATGCTGATGGGGTATACTAGGAGTGGCAGGATGAGGGAGGCTTGTGAGATTTTCAAGGCAATGCCGGGGAATCCTGTTATTGCATGTAATGAGatgatcttgggatttggactTGATGGGGATCTGGATAAGGCAAGATGTGTGTTTGAGCAAATGAAGGAGAGGGATGAGGGGACTTGGAGTGCCATGATCAAGGTTTATGAAAGGAAAGGGTATGAGTTAGAAGCATTAGATTTGTTTGCTAGGATGCAGAGAGAAGGTGTCGCATTGAATTTTCCCTCATTAATCAGTGTTCTTTCTGTGTGTACCAGCCTAGCAAGTCTTGATCATGGGAGACAGGTCCATGCCCAGTTGGTGAGATCCAAGTTTGATCAAGATTTGTATGTTGCCTCAGTGTTGATCACAATGTATGTTAAGTGTGGTGATCTTGTGAAAGGAAAACAGATTTTTGACAGATTTCCTTTGAAAGATGTAGTTATGTGGAATTCTATGATCACAGGTTATTCCCAGCATGGTTTGGCAGAGGAAGCTTTAGATGTCTTCCGTGACATGTGCTTCTTGGGAGTTCCACCAGATGATGTTACCTTTGTTGGAGTTCTTACAGCTTGTAGCTACAGTGGCATGGTGGATCAAGGGATTGAATTTTTTGAGTCAATGAAATATAAATATCAAGTGGAGCCAGGAATCGAACACTATGCTTGCATGGTTGATTTGCTGGGTCGAGCAGGCAAGGTAAATGAAGCAATGAAACTAATAGAAAAGATGCCAATGGAACCAGATGCTATTGTTTGGGGTTCACTGTTAGGTGCATGCAGAACCCACATGAAGCTGGATTTGGCTGAAGTTGCAGTGGAGAAGCTTGCTCAGCTAGAGCCCAAAAATGCTGGGCCTTATGTCCTGCTCTCGCATATGTATGCCACCAAAGGAAGATGGAGGGATGTTGAAGTCCTTAGGGGAAAAATAAAAGCCAGGAGTGTTATCAAATTGCCTGGCTGCAGTTGGATTGAGGTGGAGAAGAGGGTACATATGTTCACAGGAGGAGACAGCAAGGGCCACCCCGAGCAGCCAGTTATTATGAAAATGTTGGAGAAGTTAGGTGGATTGTTAAGGGAAGCCGGGTACTGTCCGGATGGTAGCTTTGTGCTACATGATGTGGATGAGGAAGAGAAGACACATAGCTTGGGTTATCATAGTGAAAAACTAGCTGTAGCATATGGTATCCTAAAAGTGCCTAATGGGATGCCAATTAGAGTCATAAAAAATTTGCGGGTTTGTGGCGATTGCCATTCTGCAATCAAATTGATTGCTAAAGTCACTGGAAGAGAAATTATTTTGAGGGATGCTAATAGATTTCACCATTTTAAGGATGGTCACTGTTCTTGCAAGGATTATTGGTGA
- the LOC107485396 gene encoding pentatricopeptide repeat-containing protein At1g56690, mitochondrial isoform X2, producing MLTHTLRHATSRCRRRFFFTTIIMQLVRTHCTATTNLISHFARTGQISHAHKVFDQIPQPQRTTASWNALISGYFQTRQPHLALQLFDQMPQRNTVSFNTLISGFIKNRMIVESRRVFDTMPDRNVVSWTSMVRGYVQMGMLEEAEALFWQMPDKNVVSWTVMLGGLLQSGRFEDARDMFDMMPVKDVVAYTIMVGGYCEEGRLDEARALFDEMPKKNVVTWTSMVAGYARNGRVDVARKLFEVMPERNEVSWTAMLMGYTRSGRMREACEIFKAMPGNPVIACNEMILGFGLDGDLDKARCVFEQMKERDEGTWSAMIKVYERKGLASLDHGRQVHAQLVRSKFDQDLYVASVLITMYVKCGDLVKGKQIFDRFPLKDVVMWNSMITGYSQHGLAEEALDVFRDMCFLGVPPDDVTFVGVLTACSYSGMVDQGIEFFESMKYKYQVEPGIEHYACMVDLLGRAGKVNEAMKLIEKMPMEPDAIVWGSLLGACRTHMKLDLAEVAVEKLAQLEPKNAGPYVLLSHMYATKGRWRDVEVLRGKIKARSVIKLPGCSWIEVEKRVHMFTGGDSKGHPEQPVIMKMLEKLGGLLREAGYCPDGSFVLHDVDEEEKTHSLGYHSEKLAVAYGILKVPNGMPIRVIKNLRVCGDCHSAIKLIAKVTGREIILRDANRFHHFKDGHCSCKDYW from the exons ATGTTGACTCATACTCTTCGCCATGCAACCTCACGTTGTCGACGACGCTTCTTcttcaccaccattatcatGCAACTCGTTAGAACACACTGCACCGCCACCACCAACCTCATCTCCCACTTCGCACGTACCGGTCAAATCTCCCACGCCCACAAGGTGTTCGACCAAATTCCCCAACCTCAACGAACCACTGCTTCCTGGAACGCCCTCATATCTGGTTACTTCCAAACCCGCCAACCCCACTTGGCCCTCCAACTGTTCGACCAAATGCCCCAACGGAACACTGTGTCCTTTAACACCTTAATTTCCGGGTTCATAAAGAACAGGATGATTGTTGAATCCAGGAGAGTTTTTGACACAATGCCAGACCGGAATGTGGTTTCGTGGACTTCAATGGTCCGTGGTTATGTTCAAATGGGTATGCTTGAAGAGGCTGAAGCATTGTTTTGGCAGATGCCAGATAAGAATGTGGTGTCTTGGACTGTGATGCTTGGTGGGTTGTTGCAGAGTGGGCGTTTTGAGGATGCACGTGACATGTTTGATATGATGCCCGTTAAGGATGTTGTGGCATATACGATTATGGTTGGTGGATACTGTGAAGAGGGGCGTCTGGATGAAGCGAGGGCATTGTTTGATGAGATGCCGAAGAAGAATGTGGTGACTTGGACTAGCATGGTTGCCGGGTATGCGAGAAATGGGCGTGTGGATGTTGCAAGGAAATTGTTTGAGGTGATGCCCGAGAGGAATGAGGTGTCTTGGACGGCAATGCTGATGGGGTATACTAGGAGTGGCAGGATGAGGGAGGCTTGTGAGATTTTCAAGGCAATGCCGGGGAATCCTGTTATTGCATGTAATGAGatgatcttgggatttggactTGATGGGGATCTGGATAAGGCAAGATGTGTGTTTGAGCAAATGAAGGAGAGGGATGAGGGGACTTGGAGTGCCATGATCAAGGTTTATGAAAGGAAAGG CCTAGCAAGTCTTGATCATGGGAGACAGGTCCATGCCCAGTTGGTGAGATCCAAGTTTGATCAAGATTTGTATGTTGCCTCAGTGTTGATCACAATGTATGTTAAGTGTGGTGATCTTGTGAAAGGAAAACAGATTTTTGACAGATTTCCTTTGAAAGATGTAGTTATGTGGAATTCTATGATCACAGGTTATTCCCAGCATGGTTTGGCAGAGGAAGCTTTAGATGTCTTCCGTGACATGTGCTTCTTGGGAGTTCCACCAGATGATGTTACCTTTGTTGGAGTTCTTACAGCTTGTAGCTACAGTGGCATGGTGGATCAAGGGATTGAATTTTTTGAGTCAATGAAATATAAATATCAAGTGGAGCCAGGAATCGAACACTATGCTTGCATGGTTGATTTGCTGGGTCGAGCAGGCAAGGTAAATGAAGCAATGAAACTAATAGAAAAGATGCCAATGGAACCAGATGCTATTGTTTGGGGTTCACTGTTAGGTGCATGCAGAACCCACATGAAGCTGGATTTGGCTGAAGTTGCAGTGGAGAAGCTTGCTCAGCTAGAGCCCAAAAATGCTGGGCCTTATGTCCTGCTCTCGCATATGTATGCCACCAAAGGAAGATGGAGGGATGTTGAAGTCCTTAGGGGAAAAATAAAAGCCAGGAGTGTTATCAAATTGCCTGGCTGCAGTTGGATTGAGGTGGAGAAGAGGGTACATATGTTCACAGGAGGAGACAGCAAGGGCCACCCCGAGCAGCCAGTTATTATGAAAATGTTGGAGAAGTTAGGTGGATTGTTAAGGGAAGCCGGGTACTGTCCGGATGGTAGCTTTGTGCTACATGATGTGGATGAGGAAGAGAAGACACATAGCTTGGGTTATCATAGTGAAAAACTAGCTGTAGCATATGGTATCCTAAAAGTGCCTAATGGGATGCCAATTAGAGTCATAAAAAATTTGCGGGTTTGTGGCGATTGCCATTCTGCAATCAAATTGATTGCTAAAGTCACTGGAAGAGAAATTATTTTGAGGGATGCTAATAGATTTCACCATTTTAAGGATGGTCACTGTTCTTGCAAGGATTATTGGTGA